A genomic segment from Desulfonatronum lacustre DSM 10312 encodes:
- the fdnG gene encoding formate dehydrogenase-N subunit alpha, with product MQISRRNFMKFSAVAGSALAFGGLGFNLRPAVAKAELSKLRDAKETTSVCCYCSVGCGLIVHTALGGKGRTVNVEGDPDHPISEGSLCAKGASVYQLAENENRVTKVLYRAPYGDKWEEKSWDWAIDRIARKVKEARDQTFVTSNAQGQVVNRTDGIAHVGSAALDTEECWYLQGLMRSLGLVYIEHQARLCHSSSVPSLAESFGRGAMTNHYNDLMNSDCILMMGGNPAECHPVSFKWIMKAKERGATLISVDPRFNRTSSKADIYAPMRSGTDIPFLGGMIKYILDNEMYFKDYVVNYTNGAFLVNPEFGFDDGLFTGWDPEKNAYDKSTWTYQLDDKGVPKRDLSLKDKNCVFQLLRKHYDRYTLDRVSETTGTPKDKLLEVYKVYSATGKPDKSGTNTYAMGWTQHTIAVQLIRTMAMIQLLLGNVGNAGGGVNALRGEANVQGSTDSALLYHIIPAYNPAPRAVWPTLADYNKANTPVSHDPKSANWWQNRPKYIASLLKAMYPDKTPEESYNYMPRLDVGQNCSWLVMFDHMLQGKFKGLFAWGMNPAVSGAHSNKTREAMTKLDWLVNVNIFRNETGSFWHGPGMDPAKVKTEVFMLPAAVFYEKEGSITNSGRWAQWRHAGPEPLGESKADGDMMVMLLKRLKELYQEEGGAFPDPVAGFTLDAVVTDGRFDPVKMAKLHNGYFLTDKKIGDVTYKAGTQVPGFALLQDDGSTACANWLYCGSFTEAGNLMARRDKTQTEMQANIGLFPNWAWAWPVNRRVLYNRASVDQQGMPFAPQKAVIKWEQGKWVGDVPDGPWAPSERHPFIMTTEGFGRLFGPGLVDGPFPEHYEPLECPFETQPFSSQLHNPTALHFSGPLEKRAVCDPRYPFVGTTYRVTEHWQTGVMTRWTPWLLECQPQMFAEIDPELARLRGIANGDKVIVESIRGQVECVAIVTPRLKPYKVMGQSLHMVGVPWHYGWVHPKDGGDAANLLTPAVGDPNTGIPETKAFMVNIRKA from the coding sequence ATGCAGATCAGCAGAAGGAACTTCATGAAGTTTTCGGCCGTAGCCGGTTCGGCCCTGGCCTTCGGCGGTCTGGGATTCAATCTCAGACCCGCCGTGGCCAAGGCTGAATTGTCGAAATTGCGGGACGCCAAGGAGACAACCTCGGTCTGTTGCTACTGTTCCGTGGGCTGTGGCCTGATCGTCCACACAGCCCTTGGCGGGAAGGGGCGGACCGTCAACGTGGAAGGGGATCCGGACCATCCCATCAGTGAAGGCTCGCTGTGCGCCAAGGGGGCCTCGGTCTACCAATTGGCCGAGAACGAGAACCGGGTGACCAAGGTGCTCTACCGTGCGCCCTATGGCGACAAATGGGAGGAAAAATCCTGGGATTGGGCCATTGACCGAATCGCCCGGAAGGTCAAGGAGGCCAGGGACCAGACTTTCGTGACGAGCAATGCCCAGGGGCAGGTGGTCAACCGTACGGACGGGATCGCCCATGTGGGGTCAGCGGCTCTGGATACCGAGGAGTGCTGGTACCTCCAGGGCCTGATGCGCAGCCTGGGGCTGGTGTACATCGAGCATCAGGCCAGATTGTGCCACAGCTCCAGCGTGCCGTCCCTGGCAGAGTCTTTTGGTCGCGGGGCCATGACCAACCACTACAACGACCTGATGAACAGCGACTGCATTTTGATGATGGGCGGGAATCCGGCGGAATGTCACCCGGTTTCCTTCAAATGGATCATGAAGGCCAAGGAGCGGGGCGCGACGCTGATCAGCGTGGATCCGCGCTTCAACCGGACCTCCAGCAAGGCCGACATCTACGCCCCGATGCGCTCCGGTACGGACATTCCCTTTCTGGGGGGGATGATCAAGTATATCCTGGACAATGAAATGTATTTCAAGGACTACGTGGTCAACTACACCAACGGCGCCTTCCTGGTGAACCCGGAATTCGGCTTTGACGACGGGCTGTTCACAGGCTGGGATCCAGAGAAAAACGCCTACGACAAGTCGACCTGGACCTATCAGTTGGACGACAAGGGCGTGCCCAAGCGCGACCTGTCTTTGAAGGACAAGAATTGCGTGTTCCAACTGCTCAGGAAGCACTACGACCGGTACACCCTGGACCGGGTCTCTGAGACCACCGGCACGCCCAAGGACAAGTTGCTGGAAGTCTACAAGGTGTATTCGGCAACAGGAAAACCGGACAAGTCCGGGACCAACACCTATGCCATGGGCTGGACCCAGCACACCATCGCGGTCCAGTTGATCCGGACCATGGCCATGATCCAGCTCCTGCTGGGCAACGTGGGCAACGCCGGCGGCGGAGTGAACGCCCTGCGTGGCGAGGCCAATGTCCAGGGCTCCACGGACAGCGCTTTGCTCTATCACATCATCCCGGCCTACAATCCCGCTCCCCGGGCGGTCTGGCCCACGTTGGCCGATTACAACAAGGCTAACACTCCCGTCAGTCACGATCCCAAGAGCGCCAACTGGTGGCAGAACCGGCCCAAGTACATCGCCAGCCTGCTCAAGGCCATGTATCCGGACAAGACGCCCGAGGAGAGCTACAACTACATGCCCCGGCTGGACGTGGGCCAGAACTGTTCCTGGCTGGTGATGTTCGACCATATGCTGCAAGGCAAGTTCAAAGGCCTGTTCGCCTGGGGCATGAACCCGGCCGTCAGCGGCGCGCACTCCAATAAGACCAGGGAGGCCATGACCAAGCTGGACTGGCTGGTCAACGTGAACATCTTCCGGAACGAGACCGGCTCATTTTGGCACGGCCCGGGCATGGACCCCGCCAAGGTCAAGACCGAAGTCTTCATGCTTCCGGCCGCAGTGTTCTATGAAAAGGAAGGCTCCATCACCAATTCCGGGCGCTGGGCCCAGTGGCGCCATGCCGGTCCCGAGCCGTTGGGAGAGAGCAAGGCCGACGGGGACATGATGGTCATGCTGCTCAAGCGGTTGAAGGAACTCTACCAGGAGGAAGGAGGCGCGTTTCCCGATCCCGTAGCCGGTTTCACCCTGGACGCCGTGGTCACGGACGGCAGGTTCGATCCGGTCAAGATGGCCAAGCTGCACAACGGCTACTTCCTCACCGACAAGAAGATCGGAGACGTGACCTACAAGGCCGGGACCCAGGTCCCCGGCTTCGCGCTGCTTCAGGACGACGGCTCCACGGCCTGCGCCAACTGGCTGTACTGCGGGTCCTTCACCGAGGCCGGAAACCTGATGGCCCGCCGCGACAAGACCCAAACCGAGATGCAGGCCAACATCGGTCTGTTCCCCAACTGGGCCTGGGCCTGGCCGGTCAACCGACGGGTCCTGTACAATCGGGCTTCCGTGGACCAGCAGGGGATGCCATTTGCCCCGCAAAAAGCGGTCATCAAATGGGAGCAGGGCAAGTGGGTCGGCGACGTACCCGACGGCCCCTGGGCTCCTTCGGAGAGACACCCCTTCATCATGACCACCGAGGGCTTCGGTCGTCTTTTTGGACCGGGTCTGGTGGATGGACCGTTCCCGGAACACTACGAGCCCCTGGAATGTCCCTTTGAAACGCAACCGTTCTCCAGTCAGCTGCATAATCCCACGGCTCTGCACTTTTCCGGGCCATTGGAGAAGCGGGCCGTGTGTGATCCGCGCTATCCGTTCGTTGGAACCACGTATCGGGTCACCGAGCATTGGCAGACCGGGGTCATGACCCGATGGACCCCATGGCTTCTGGAATGTCAGCCCCAGATGTTCGCGGAGATCGATCCGGAACTGGCCAGGCTCCGGGGCATCGCCAACGGGGACAAGGTGATCGTGGAGAGCATCCGTGGCCAGGTGGAGTGCGTGGCCATCGTCACCCCCCGGCTGAAACCCTACAAGGTCATGGGACAAAGCCTGCATATGGTCGGCGTGCCCTGGCACTACGGCTGGGTGCATCCCAAGGACGGCGGGGACGCGGCGAACCTGCTGACTCCGGCCGTGGGCGATCCGAACACCGGTATTCCGGAGACCAAGGCGTTCATGGTCAACATCCGCAAGGCATAG
- a CDS encoding 4Fe-4S dicluster domain-containing protein yields MQGKTFFVDLTKCTACRGCQVACKQWKKLPAEETKNWGSFQNPKDLSFNTLKLVRFSEVEENGEFKHWFFFPDQCRHCVHPPCKMVGDMYDDTAILHDPETGAILFTDSTKNLDGEEIRMSCPYDIPRWDETKVQAKCDMCLDRVQNGLLPACVLSCPTGTMHFGDREEMLELAGKRLAEVRAYRPNAVLVDPEDTRVVFLCEESPRKYHGYAMAHADVPGALSRKRMLAAAVSPVRRLLG; encoded by the coding sequence ATGCAAGGAAAAACGTTTTTCGTCGACCTGACCAAGTGCACAGCCTGTCGGGGCTGCCAGGTGGCCTGCAAGCAATGGAAGAAGCTGCCCGCCGAGGAAACCAAAAACTGGGGCTCGTTCCAGAACCCCAAAGATCTGTCCTTCAACACGTTGAAGCTGGTCCGGTTCTCTGAAGTGGAGGAGAACGGGGAGTTCAAGCACTGGTTCTTCTTTCCGGACCAATGCCGGCATTGCGTGCATCCGCCGTGCAAGATGGTCGGCGACATGTATGACGACACGGCTATTCTTCACGATCCGGAAACCGGCGCGATCCTTTTCACGGACAGCACCAAGAATCTGGACGGCGAGGAGATCCGGATGTCCTGCCCTTACGACATCCCCCGCTGGGATGAAACCAAGGTGCAGGCCAAGTGCGACATGTGTCTGGACCGGGTGCAGAATGGGCTGTTGCCGGCTTGCGTGCTGTCCTGTCCCACCGGGACGATGCATTTTGGGGACCGTGAAGAAATGCTGGAACTGGCCGGGAAGCGCCTGGCCGAAGTCCGGGCCTACCGACCCAACGCCGTGCTGGTTGATCCGGAGGATACGCGGGTTGTCTTTCTGTGCGAGGAAAGCCCCCGCAAGTATCACGGCTACGCCATGGCCCATGCGGACGTTCCCGGGGCGCTGAGCCGGAAAAGAATGCTGGCCGCCGCTGTTTCGCCCGTAAGGCGCTTGTTGGGATAA
- a CDS encoding acyl-CoA dehydratase activase — protein sequence MLHAEYTEGAAGIDIGSRSIELVVLSPTGEITHQAKVPTTFDPLRQCREILTGVRVRRITATGYGRKLFVKNGILNPCDAITEIQAYALGAAKLYPEARTVLDIGGQDTKVISLGSEGRVLKFEMNDRCAAGTGKFLEIMATSLQVPIEEFGDFALAADKQVQISSMCAVFAESEATSLMGRGEQPQNIAMGLHLAIVERTMAMLSRVGLEQPLCFAGGVAHNPCVVNLLKERIGGRIIVPEQPDMVGALGAAMHGALRRDS from the coding sequence ATGTTACACGCCGAATATACCGAAGGAGCCGCAGGTATAGACATTGGCTCCCGGTCCATCGAACTGGTCGTTCTCAGCCCGACCGGGGAAATCACGCACCAAGCCAAAGTCCCCACCACCTTCGACCCTTTGCGGCAATGTCGCGAGATCCTCACGGGAGTGCGAGTACGCCGGATCACGGCCACCGGGTACGGCCGCAAGCTGTTCGTGAAAAACGGCATCCTGAATCCGTGCGATGCAATTACCGAAATCCAGGCATACGCCCTGGGAGCAGCCAAACTGTATCCCGAAGCACGCACCGTCCTGGACATCGGCGGTCAGGACACCAAGGTCATCTCTTTAGGGTCTGAAGGCCGGGTGCTGAAGTTCGAGATGAACGACCGCTGCGCCGCGGGTACGGGCAAGTTTTTGGAGATCATGGCCACTTCGCTGCAAGTTCCCATCGAGGAGTTCGGCGACTTCGCCTTGGCCGCGGACAAACAGGTGCAAATCAGCAGCATGTGCGCTGTTTTCGCCGAATCCGAGGCCACCTCCCTCATGGGCCGTGGTGAACAACCGCAAAATATCGCCATGGGCCTCCACTTGGCCATCGTGGAACGAACCATGGCCATGCTCAGCAGGGTCGGCCTGGAGCAGCCACTCTGCTTTGCGGGCGGCGTGGCCCACAACCCTTGCGTGGTCAATCTGCTAAAGGAACGGATCGGAGGGCGGATCATCGTCCCGGAACAACCGGACATGGTCGGCGCTCTGGGCGCGGCCATGCACGGCGCGTTGCGGCGGGATTCGTAA
- a CDS encoding EAL domain-containing protein, whose protein sequence is MTAQVDYLMPKNDVSSPPSPNIHPVTLNYPACSNGRPDTSSPRACVLMRPAPYVAPTMPLLNVYDTFRNHPDLMVLPVVQEGRPVGLINRFKLHEMFSQPFTRELHGRKPISMFMASNPVVVDKNVSLDDLARIIIDAGMQHMYDGFILTEQGKYAGIGNGHDLLGAITERKQAHLFYLAHYDALTDLPNRLLFKDRLGQACTRSQRNGHSVALMFLDLDRFKLINDTLGHSVGDRLLKSVAARLLDTVRKKDTVSRLGGDEFTIILDDVETPQDAAVVAQKILYAMGQPFVLEGNEVVVTTSIGVAFYPQDAANPEELQKNSDAAMYHAKERGKNNYQFFKSEMNLQVNARLSLENHLRKAVEAEQLLLHYQPQVELSTGRVVGVEALLRWQHPELGFVPPLNFIPLAEELGLMASIGEFVLHEACRQNKQWRDELGVRVCMAVNLAGWQLEQPDFPDTVERILRKTGLSPRCLELELTENVLMENIEQAQSALNVLGQMGVLVAIDDFGTGYSSLSYLLNLPIDTLKIDKCFIQSIGQQEDGATIATAVIALARSLKLNVVAEGVETAEQQEFLREQGCDFIQGYFFCRPLPAADLVPIFAKHAKIPTSRKLNCLAAD, encoded by the coding sequence ATGACCGCTCAAGTCGATTATCTGATGCCGAAAAACGATGTTTCTTCTCCGCCTTCGCCCAACATTCACCCCGTAACACTGAACTATCCGGCATGCTCCAACGGCCGTCCGGACACGTCCTCTCCCAGGGCCTGCGTCCTGATGCGTCCGGCTCCGTACGTCGCCCCCACCATGCCTCTGCTCAATGTTTACGATACCTTCCGCAATCACCCGGATCTGATGGTCTTGCCCGTGGTTCAGGAAGGCAGACCGGTGGGGCTGATCAATCGCTTCAAGCTTCATGAGATGTTCAGCCAACCGTTCACCCGGGAACTGCATGGCCGCAAACCCATCAGCATGTTCATGGCCTCCAATCCGGTGGTCGTGGACAAGAATGTGTCCCTGGACGATCTGGCCCGGATCATCATCGACGCCGGGATGCAGCACATGTACGACGGCTTCATCCTGACGGAGCAGGGAAAGTACGCCGGTATCGGCAACGGGCATGACCTCCTCGGGGCCATCACCGAGCGCAAGCAGGCCCACCTGTTCTACCTCGCCCACTACGACGCCCTGACGGACCTTCCCAACAGGCTTCTGTTCAAGGATCGACTGGGCCAAGCCTGTACCCGGTCCCAGCGCAACGGCCACTCCGTGGCCCTGATGTTTCTCGACCTGGATCGTTTCAAATTGATCAACGACACCCTGGGTCACTCCGTGGGGGATCGGCTTTTGAAAAGCGTGGCGGCCCGTTTATTGGACACCGTGCGGAAAAAGGACACGGTATCCCGACTGGGCGGGGACGAGTTCACGATTATTCTGGATGACGTCGAAACGCCTCAGGACGCGGCGGTGGTCGCCCAGAAAATACTCTACGCCATGGGTCAGCCCTTTGTTCTTGAGGGCAACGAGGTGGTGGTGACCACGAGCATCGGCGTGGCTTTTTATCCCCAGGACGCCGCGAACCCGGAGGAATTGCAGAAAAACTCCGACGCGGCCATGTACCATGCCAAGGAAAGGGGCAAGAACAACTACCAGTTTTTCAAGTCGGAAATGAACCTTCAGGTCAACGCCCGGCTGAGCCTGGAAAACCACTTGCGCAAGGCCGTGGAAGCGGAGCAGCTCCTGCTGCACTACCAGCCCCAGGTGGAGCTGAGCACCGGCAGGGTCGTGGGCGTGGAGGCCCTGCTGCGTTGGCAGCATCCGGAGCTGGGGTTTGTCCCTCCTTTGAACTTCATCCCTCTGGCCGAGGAGTTGGGGCTGATGGCCTCCATCGGCGAGTTCGTGCTTCACGAGGCCTGCCGTCAGAACAAGCAATGGCGGGACGAACTGGGAGTGCGGGTCTGCATGGCCGTGAATCTGGCCGGATGGCAACTGGAGCAGCCCGATTTCCCGGATACCGTGGAGCGCATCCTGCGCAAAACCGGCCTTTCCCCGCGTTGCCTGGAATTGGAGCTGACGGAAAACGTGCTCATGGAGAACATCGAGCAGGCCCAGAGCGCACTGAACGTGCTCGGCCAAATGGGCGTTCTCGTGGCCATCGACGACTTCGGCACGGGGTATTCATCCCTGAGCTATCTGCTCAACCTGCCCATCGACACCCTGAAGATCGACAAGTGTTTTATCCAGAGCATCGGCCAACAGGAAGACGGCGCGACCATCGCCACCGCGGTCATCGCCCTGGCACGCAGCCTCAAACTCAACGTCGTGGCCGAAGGCGTGGAAACGGCAGAACAGCAGGAGTTTCTCCGCGAACAGGGCTGCGATTTCATTCAAGGCTATTTTTTCTGCCGCCCCCTGCCCGCAGCGGACCTCGTTCCAATCTTCGCCAAACACGCGAAAATCCCCACCTCCCGCAAACTCAACTGCCTGGCCGCGGACTGA
- the mntA gene encoding type VII toxin-antitoxin system MntA family adenylyltransferase antitoxin — MTGQLHHQGKRTGNLYFPKSADLAALLQPVLSRESTIIAAYLFGSAARGQMRVGSDIDVAVILDSLGPKMDRKQLFDRLLPRLCRAVRHDVHLVVLNDASYLLRVQVVHDGNLIHVANREKMARFQMVSTVLYADFSPILEMTRSGLRQKLRERTRA; from the coding sequence GTGACAGGTCAGCTCCATCATCAGGGCAAGCGGACCGGCAATCTCTATTTCCCGAAATCAGCCGATTTGGCGGCGCTTCTTCAGCCGGTACTCTCGCGGGAAAGCACGATCATCGCCGCGTATCTTTTCGGCTCCGCGGCCAGGGGGCAGATGCGGGTCGGCAGCGACATCGATGTCGCGGTCATCCTTGACAGCCTCGGCCCCAAGATGGATCGTAAACAACTGTTTGACCGGCTTCTCCCCCGTCTTTGCCGCGCCGTCCGCCATGACGTCCATCTTGTCGTTCTCAATGATGCGTCCTACCTGCTCCGAGTCCAGGTCGTCCACGACGGGAACCTGATTCACGTCGCGAATCGGGAAAAAATGGCCCGGTTTCAGATGGTCAGTACGGTCCTTTACGCGGATTTTTCTCCCATTTTGGAAATGACCCGATCCGGGCTACGGCAAAAACTGCGGGAGCGTACTCGTGCTTAG
- the hepT gene encoding type VII toxin-antitoxin system HepT family RNase toxin: MLRDTLWAKISALEFHLERIKEKRNVRMETFLNDLDRQESVLFNLQMAVQNCIDMAAHIVSENRMGIAGSTNELFYLLEERGIIETELTEKMVRAVGFRNLVVHEYGKVDLEIVFRAAHENIDDLMVFSEVVAERFG, encoded by the coding sequence GTGCTTAGGGACACCCTTTGGGCCAAGATATCGGCACTGGAATTTCACTTGGAGCGGATCAAGGAAAAGAGAAATGTGCGGATGGAAACATTTCTCAACGACCTGGACCGCCAGGAGAGCGTGCTCTTCAATCTGCAAATGGCCGTTCAGAATTGCATCGACATGGCGGCGCACATTGTCAGCGAAAACCGCATGGGCATTGCGGGCAGTACCAACGAGCTGTTCTATCTCTTGGAGGAGCGGGGAATCATCGAGACTGAGTTGACGGAAAAGATGGTCCGGGCGGTCGGTTTTCGCAATTTGGTTGTCCATGAATACGGAAAAGTCGACCTTGAGATCGTCTTTCGCGCCGCACACGAGAATATTGACGACTTGATGGTTTTCTCCGAGGTCGTTGCTGAGCGGTTTGGATGA
- a CDS encoding TraR/DksA family transcriptional regulator translates to MTHDQLFVFRNLLHGLMDQIRDKGTATAEAISEIYQACPDLNDRASLESDRHMLILIGQRERNLARQILAALSRIDDGSYGVCQECGEQIPLKRLEIHPTSTLCVCCQQERERESAMGALAWA, encoded by the coding sequence ATGACCCACGATCAACTGTTTGTGTTTCGGAACCTGTTGCACGGCTTGATGGATCAGATTCGGGACAAGGGCACGGCCACGGCCGAGGCGATCAGCGAAATCTATCAGGCTTGCCCGGATCTGAACGACCGGGCCTCCTTGGAATCGGATCGACACATGCTGATCCTGATCGGTCAGCGCGAAAGGAATCTGGCGCGGCAAATCCTGGCCGCGTTGTCCCGCATTGACGACGGCTCTTACGGCGTTTGCCAGGAATGCGGCGAGCAAATCCCCCTCAAGCGCCTGGAAATCCACCCCACTTCCACCCTGTGCGTGTGTTGCCAGCAGGAACGGGAACGGGAGTCGGCCATGGGCGCGCTGGCCTGGGCCTGA